Within the Paracoccus everestensis genome, the region TTTGCAGCCTATGCAAATGGGCATGAGCAACACGCCCCCTTCCGGTGATTCCCTGCGCGGCCTGATCCTGGCCACCGCGACCTATGTGTTGTGGGGCTTTCTGCCCTTGTTCATGAAGGAACTGGCCCATGTCCCCCCGTCCGAGGTGATCGCGCATCGCGTGCTGTGGTCGCTGCCCATCGCGCTTGCGGTCCTGATGCTGCAGCGGCGCTGGGCCGAGGTGGCGGGCGCCCTGCGCCAGCCGCGCCTTTTGGGCATGGCGATGGTGACGGCGGCGCTGATTTCGGTGAACTGGATGATCTATGTCTGGGCGGTGGGCAACAACCACGCGCTTGACGCCGCGCTTGGATATTACATCAACCCGCTGTTCAGCATCCTGATGGGCGCCACCCTGCTGCGCGAGAAGATGAGCAGGGCGCAGATGGCGGCAGTCGCGCTTGCTGCGCTGGCGGTGGTGGTGCTGACGGTGCAGCTTGGGCGGCTTCCGCTGGTCGCAATCGGGCTGATGCTGACCTGGGGCTTTTATGCCTATTGCAAGAAAAGCCTGCCGCTGGGCCCGACCCAGGGCTTCACGCTCGAGGTGCTGCTGCTGACGCCCCCGGCCCTGGCCTATGTGATCTGGCTGACGGCCAGCGGCGGGTCGCATTTCGCCACCGGCAATGCTTGGGACACGATCCTGCTGATCGGCTGCGGTCCTGTCACCGCCGTGCCGCTGATCTGCTATGCCACGGCGGCCAAGCAGTTGCGGCTGTCCACCATCGGCATCCTGCAATACATCGCGCCGACGATGATCTTTCTGACCGCCGTCCTGGTCTTTGGCGAGCCCTTCGGCGCGGCGCAGATGATCGCCTTTCCGATGATCTGGGCGGCCCTTGTCATCTATACCTTGTCGATGCTGCGCGGGGCAGGGGCACGGCGCCGGGCTATGTCCTGACTTGGCAGCGCCCCGGCCCCGTGCCAAGCTGCCAGCCGGAGGTGCCATGTCCTTGTCCCGTCAGCGCATCACGCTTGTCACCCTGGGCGTGGCCGACATGGACCGCGCACGGGCCTTTTACGAAGCCTGGGGATGGTCGCCCCATGCCGGTTCGCAGCCGGGCGTGACATTCTATCAGATGAACGGCGCGGTGCTGGCCCTGTTCGGGCTGGCCGATCTGGCCGCCGATCAGGGCAGGCCGGGCGCGGGGCTGGGAACCGGGGCGGTCACGCTGGCGCAGAACTGCCCCGATGACAGGGAAACCGACACGGTGTTCCAGGCAGCCATCGACGCCGGCGCCACGGTTCTGAAGCAGCCCGAAAAGGTCTTCTGGGGCGGCTATTCGGGATATTTCGCCGATCCCGATGGCCATGTCTGGGAAATCGCCACCAATCCCTTTTGGCCGCTGGCCCACGACGGGTCGCTGACCCTGCCGGATGCGTGAATGGAGTGGCAGGCCGAAGGCACCGTCCTGGCGCGGCGCCAGCATGGCGAGACGGCGGTGATCCTGGACGTGCTGACCGACCTGCATGGCCGCCATTCCGGGCTGGTGCAGGGGGGCGTATCCCAGAAACGGGCGGCGATGCTGCAACCGGGATCACGGCTGGATCTGCGGTGGCGGGCGCGGCGGGACGACCAGCTTGGCACATTCGCGGTCGAGCCGGTGCGGCTTCGGTCAGGGCTGATGGCCGATCCGCTGGCCTTGGCGGGGCTGAACGCGGTCTGTGCGCTGCTGGTCTTTGCCCTGCCCGAACGCGACCCGCATCCGGCGCTGGTGGCCGATACGGAACGCCTGCTGGACCTGATGGAAACCGGCACCGACTGGGGCGCCGATTACCTGCACTGGGAAATGCGCCTGCTGGAGGAGATGGGCTTTGGCCTGGATCTGTCCGCCTGCGCCGTGACGGGCGGGCAGGAAGGCCTGGCCTATGTCAGCCCGAAATCGGGCCGCGCCGTCAGCCGCGAAGGGGCGGGGGAATGGGCTGACCGGCTGCTGCCCCTGCCAGGCATCCTGGGCGGGGCGGGCGACAATCGCGGGCATGGCCTGGCCGAGGGACTGGCGATCACCGGGCATTTCCTGACCGCGCGCATCGCGGGCGAACTGGTGGGCCGCGCGGTTCCGGCCGCCCGCCAGCGTCTTGTGGACCGGCTGACGCGCGGCCAGCCGAAGAACGGTTGCTGACCGCCTTCTTATTGGCCGGCTCGTGCCTGATCGACCGCCGTGACCTGGGCCTGCGCCCCGGTCACGCCGCGTTCGAAGATCAGCCAGGTTTGGGGCGATTTCACCTTCAGCACGCCGCCGTAATATTCCATCTCGGTCGCCGATTGCAGGACCGAAAAGAAGCGGTTTTCAATCGTGGTGTTCTTGCCGCAGGGGACGTTGGTCCTTTGCAGCGGCGACAAGGCGACCAATGGCAGTTCCGCGTTGTTCTTGGCGCCATAACCGTTGCAGGGGCCGCGGCCCGACACGGTGGTCTCGGCAATGGTCAGCGTCATGTTGCGCAAGGGCACGGTCGCGCCATCCATGCCGACCAGGGCATAATCGCCCCCCGGGATGAAGCCCCGGTCGTTGACCGGATCCACGGCGGGCGCGGGTTCGCAGGCGGCAAGAACAAGGGCTGCGGCGGTCAGCGCGCCGAATGTGCCAAGTCGGGCAAGGCGGGGCATGAGGGAAACTCCTGTGGGCGATCGTCGAGGGGAATGCGGCAAAACCGCTTTGGTTGCAGCACCCTAGACGAAATGCGATCAGCCTAACAGACGCCGGGCGATCACTTGCGCCTGAATTTCCGCTGCACCTTCGAAAATATTGAGGATGCGTGCATCGCACAACACCCGGCTGATCTGGTATTCCAGCGCAAAGCCGTTGCCGCCATGGATTTGCAGCGCATTGTCGGCACTGGCCCAGGCCACTCGCGCGCCCAGCAGCTTGGCCATCCCGGCTTCCAGGTCGCAGCGGTGGCCGTGGTCCTTTTCCCAAGCGCTGAAATAGGTCAGCTGCCGCGCGACCATGATCTCCACCGCCATCATCGCCAGCTTGTCGGCCACACGCGGAAAGGCGATCAAGGGCTTGCCGAACTGCTTGCGGTCAAGCGCGTATTGCAGGCCCAGTTCCAAGGCGTTCTGCGCCACGCCGATGGCGCGGGCGGCGGTCTGGATCCGGGCGGATTCGAAGGTCTGCATCAACTGCTTGAAGCCCTGGCCGGTGACGCCGCCCAGCAGGTTTTCTGCCCGGACGGCAAAACCGTCAAAGCCAAGCTCGTATTCCTTCATGCCCCGATAGCCCAGCACCTCGATT harbors:
- the rarD gene encoding EamA family transporter RarD, which translates into the protein MGMSNTPPSGDSLRGLILATATYVLWGFLPLFMKELAHVPPSEVIAHRVLWSLPIALAVLMLQRRWAEVAGALRQPRLLGMAMVTAALISVNWMIYVWAVGNNHALDAALGYYINPLFSILMGATLLREKMSRAQMAAVALAALAVVVLTVQLGRLPLVAIGLMLTWGFYAYCKKSLPLGPTQGFTLEVLLLTPPALAYVIWLTASGGSHFATGNAWDTILLIGCGPVTAVPLICYATAAKQLRLSTIGILQYIAPTMIFLTAVLVFGEPFGAAQMIAFPMIWAALVIYTLSMLRGAGARRRAMS
- the recO gene encoding DNA repair protein RecO, producing the protein MEWQAEGTVLARRQHGETAVILDVLTDLHGRHSGLVQGGVSQKRAAMLQPGSRLDLRWRARRDDQLGTFAVEPVRLRSGLMADPLALAGLNAVCALLVFALPERDPHPALVADTERLLDLMETGTDWGADYLHWEMRLLEEMGFGLDLSACAVTGGQEGLAYVSPKSGRAVSREGAGEWADRLLPLPGILGGAGDNRGHGLAEGLAITGHFLTARIAGELVGRAVPAARQRLVDRLTRGQPKNGC
- a CDS encoding VOC family protein, which translates into the protein MSRQRITLVTLGVADMDRARAFYEAWGWSPHAGSQPGVTFYQMNGAVLALFGLADLAADQGRPGAGLGTGAVTLAQNCPDDRETDTVFQAAIDAGATVLKQPEKVFWGGYSGYFADPDGHVWEIATNPFWPLAHDGSLTLPDA
- a CDS encoding META domain-containing protein, whose product is MPRLARLGTFGALTAAALVLAACEPAPAVDPVNDRGFIPGGDYALVGMDGATVPLRNMTLTIAETTVSGRGPCNGYGAKNNAELPLVALSPLQRTNVPCGKNTTIENRFFSVLQSATEMEYYGGVLKVKSPQTWLIFERGVTGAQAQVTAVDQARAGQ